One part of the Arabidopsis thaliana chromosome 4, partial sequence genome encodes these proteins:
- a CDS encoding SAUR-like auxin-responsive protein family (SAUR-like auxin-responsive protein family; CONTAINS InterPro DOMAIN/s: Auxin responsive SAUR protein (InterPro:IPR003676); BEST Arabidopsis thaliana protein match is: SAUR-like auxin-responsive protein family (TAIR:AT4G34810.1); Has 1259 Blast hits to 1249 proteins in 28 species: Archae - 0; Bacteria - 0; Metazoa - 0; Fungi - 0; Plants - 1258; Viruses - 0; Other Eukaryotes - 1 (source: NCBI BLink).), translated as MAIRLSRVINSKQSQKQQSRVPKGHVAVYVGEEMESKKRFVVPISYLNHPSFQGLLSRAEEEFGFNHPIGGLTIPCREETFVGLLNSYGCIVST; from the coding sequence ATGGCGATTAGATTGTCGCGTGTGATCAACTCTAAACAGTCCCAAAAACAGCAATCTCGAGTCCCGAAAGGACATGTTGCGGTTTATGTCGGAGAAGAGATGGAGAGCAAGAAGAGATTCGTGGTTCCGATTTCGTATTTGAACCATCCTTCATTTCAAGGTTTGCTTAGTAGAGCAGAGGAAGAGTTTGGTTTCAATCATCCAATCGGTGGATTAACGATTCCatgcagagaagaaacatTTGTTGGTCTTTTGAATTCTTATGGTTGTATTGTTTCAACTTGA
- the MRL1 gene encoding Pentatricopeptide repeat (PPR) superfamily protein (MATURATION OF RBCL 1 (MRL1); INVOLVED IN: mRNA stabilization; LOCATED IN: chloroplast; EXPRESSED IN: 21 plant structures; EXPRESSED DURING: 13 growth stages; CONTAINS InterPro DOMAIN/s: Pentatricopeptide repeat (InterPro:IPR002885); BEST Arabidopsis thaliana protein match is: genomes uncoupled 1 (TAIR:AT2G31400.1); Has 45662 Blast hits to 13867 proteins in 283 species: Archae - 3; Bacteria - 43; Metazoa - 608; Fungi - 635; Plants - 42548; Viruses - 0; Other Eukaryotes - 1825 (source: NCBI BLink).) translates to MEVTSTTFISTTRSSKYLTLTSYSPVILPASTLRRDFLGCCHSLRPSPHLRTRAGKRNSRRSSIRSPRLVVRASIDSGLILIVVAVTAFSAIAFAYCQSTFRKRKSSDEVATVHGGKNSAENRREIHGDIHEGNPVEINVGFRKVEEESVNLLEEEKAHQIHEVAVMDYDSVSAEDSQFAVASVTTVATAHTLIDESFSSSIVNGSVALESATFGVKTPEKQVGNSEDQKGLEHDFSQAVVGIHSIASPQVVDDTRALEYEYNGLLQKPLEYSIFAESKREEIHTFYGSNHSSAKSSRLPSLKAVSPAVTSATNSLFLDHKNNGVIDTQFPGQSSGQATGDVQEENLVAHSNGGVSHIRKDVKGDWKFPSDGKHVGHQIDESMPQFPARNFELHNSNGRSPETSDAYNRLLRDGRIKDCISLLEDLDQRDLLDMDKIYHASFFKACKKQRAVKEAFRFTKLILNPTMSTFNMLMSVCASSQDIEGARGVLRLVQESGMTADCKLYTTLISSCAKSGKVDAMFEVFHQMSNSGVEANLHTFGALIDGCARAGQVAKAFGAYGILRSKNVKPDRVVFNALISACGQSGAVDRAFDVLAEMKAETHPIDPDHISIGALMKACCNAGQVERAKEVYQMIHKYGIRGTPEVYTIAVNSCSKSGDWDFACSIYKDMKEKDVTPDEVFFSALIDVAGHAKMLDEAFGILQDAKSQGIRLGTISYSSLMGACCNAKDWKKALELYEKIKSIKLRPTISTMNALITALCEGNQLPKAMEYLDEIKTLGLKPNTITYSMLMLASERKDDFEVSFKLLSQAKGDGVSPNLIMCRCITSLCKRRFEKACAGGEPVVSFKSGRPQIENKWTSMALMVYRETISGGTVPTTEVVSQVLGCLQLPHDAALRDRLISTLGINISSQKQHNIFPLVDGFGEYDPRAFSLLEEATSLGVLPSVSFNKIPLFFDTTELPKNVAEVYLLTIFKGLKHRLAAGAKIPHINLIISIQEKEIRTPEGEKTIDLTGRVGQEIGALLRRLDIPYHRKDSRLRINGVSLKNWFQPKLDSPFSGGKPGDLRSSQVPLGNQISRQQRSIRLGNLSLE, encoded by the exons ATGGAGGTTACCTCCACCACCTTCATCTCCACTACCAGATCTTCTAAATACCTTACCTTAACTTCGTACTCTCCGGTGATTCTTCCGGCTTCTACTCTCCGCCGTGATTTTCTTGGTTGTTGTCATAGTCTCCGTCCTTCTCCTCATCTTCGAACTCGCGCCGGGAAACGCAATTCTCGTCGTTCTTCAATTCGATCGCCTCGTTTAGTTGTTAGAGCTTCTATCGATTCTGGTTTGATTCTTATTGTTGTTGCTGTCACTGCGTTCTCTGCCATTGCTTTCGCTTATTGCCAAAGTACTTTCAGGAAGCGGAAATCTTCCGATGAG GTTGCAACGGTTCATGGCGGAAAAAATAGTGCTGAGAATCGGCGGGAAATTCATGGAGATATTCATGAAGGCAATCCTGTGGAAATAAATGTAGGTTTCAGAAAGGTAGAGGAAGAAAGTGTGAATCTTTTGGAGGAAGAAAAGGCTCATCAAATCCATGAAGTTGCTGTGATGGATTATGATTCAGTTTCAGCTGAGGATTCTCAGTTTGCTGTTGCTAGTGTGACCACAGTTGCCACGGCACATACCTTAATAGATGAATCCTTTTCATCTTCTATTGTTAATGGGTCTGTTGCTTTGGAATCAGCTACCTTTGGAGTAAAAACACCTGAAAAACAAGTTGGAAATAGCGAAGATCAGAAGGGTTTGGAGCATGATTTTTCACAGGCAGTGGTGGGAATTCATTCGATTGCTTCTCCACAGGTGGTAGATGATACACGTGCTCTAGAGTATGAGTACAATGGTTTGCTCCAGAAGCCTCTCGAGTACAGCATCTTTGCCGAGagtaagagagaagagattcaCACATTCTATGGGTCTAATCATTCATCAGCCAAGTCATCACGGTTGCCAAGTCTTAAAGCCGTCTCTCCTGCTGTTACTTCTGCAACTAATAGTTTATTCCTGGACCACAAGAACAATGGAGTAATTGATACTCAGTTCCCAGGACAGAGTTCTGGTCAGGCTACTG GTGATGTGCAAGAAGAAAACCTTGTGGCACACAGTAACGGTGGTGTATCCCACATTAGGAAAGATGTTAAAGGAGACTGGAAATTTCCAAGTGATGGGAAGCATGTGGGTCACCAAATTGATGAAAGCATGCCCCAGTTCCCTGCTCGAAATTTTGAGCTACATAATAGTAATGGACGTTCTCCAGAAACTAGTGATGCTTACAACCGTTTACTTAGAGATGGAAG GATAAAGGATTGCATAAGCTTGCTCGAAGATTTGGACCAAAGGGATCTATTGGACATGGACAAG ATTTATCATGCGAGTTTCTTTAAAGCCTGCAAGAAGCAAAGGGCTGTCAAGGAAGCATTTCGCTTTACCAAGTTGATTCTAAATCCAACCATGAGCACATTCAATATGTTAATGTCTGTCTGCGCAAGCTCCCAGGACATAGAAG GAGCTCGGGGAGTGTTACGTCTGGTACAAGAGAGCGGTATGACTGCTGATTGCAAACTTTACACAACTTTAATATCAAGTTGTGCTAAAAGTGGAAAAGTTGATGCAATGTTCGAG GTGTTCCACCAGATGTCAAATTCTGGAGTGGAAGCCAATCTTCACACATTTGGTGCACTTATTGATGGCTGTGCTAGAGCTGGACAAGTAGCTAAGGCATTTGGTGCGTATGGAATTTTAAGGTCTAAG AATGTTAAGCCAGACCGGGTTGTATTCAATGCCCTCATCTCTGCATGTGGTCAATCAGGAGCTGTCGACCGTGCTTTTGATGTGTTAGCTGAAATGAAGGCTGAGACGCACCCTATAGACCCTGATCATATCTCGATCGGTGCATTGATGAAAGCATGCTGTAATGCTGGTCAG GTCGAACGAGCAAAAGAAGTTTACCAGATGATCCATAAATATGGAATCAGGGGTACTCCAGAAGTGTATACCATTGCTGTGAATAGTTGCAGCAAGTCTGGGGACTGGGATTTTGCGTGTAGCATATACAAGgacatgaaagaaaaagacgTGACCCCTGACGAG GTGTTTTTTAGTGCATTGATTGATGTTGCAGGACATGCAAAAATGTTAGACGAGGCTTTTGGCATTCTTCAGGATGCAAAATCTCAAGGGATACGTCTTGGAACTATATCATATAGCTCACTGATGGGAGCTTGTTGTAAC GCGAAAGATTGGAAGAAAGCACTGGAGCTCTATGAAAAAATCAAGTCAATCAAACTTAGACCAACAATTTCAACAATGAATGCCCTTATAACTGCTTTGT GTGAAGGTAATCAACTGCCCAAGGCTATGGAATATCTTGATGAGATAAAGACTTTAGGGTTAAAACCAAATACTATCACTTACTCTATGCTCATGCTGGCAAGTGAGAG AAAGGATGACTTTGAGGTAAGCTTTAAGCTCCTTTCTCAAGCAAAAGGAGATGGAGTATCACCAAACTTGATCATGTGCAGATGCATAACCA GCCTATGCAAACGAAGGTTTGAGAAAGCTTGCGCTGGTGGTGAACCTGTTGTGTCCTTCAAATCAGGGCGCCctcaaattgaaaataaatg GACATCAATGGCTTTGATGGTTTACCGCGAGACAATTTCAGGTGGAACGGTTCCTACTACAGAAGTAGTTTCACAAGTTTTGGGGTGCTTGCAACTTCCACATGATGCTGCTTTGCGGGATAGGCTGATTTCGACTTTAGGCATAAAcatttcttcacaaaaacaacataacaTATTCCCACTAGTCGATGGATTTGGAGAGTATGATCCTCGTGCATTTTCACTGCTTGAG GAGGCTACTTCTCTTGGAGTTCTTCCTTCTGTGTCATTCAATAAAATTCCACTATTTTTTGACACGACAGAATTGCCGAAAAACGTTGCTGAG GTTTACCTGTTAACCATCTTTAAAGGTCTTAAGCATCGCCTTGCTGCTG GTGCGAAGATACCTCACATTAATTTGATCATTTCCATTCAAGAGAAGGAAATTAGGACTCCTGAAGGAGAGAAGACAATTGACCTTACAGGAAG GGTCGGACAGGAAATTGGTGCATTGTTGAGAAGGTTAGATATACCATATCATAGAAAGGATTCAAGATTAAGAATCAATGGTGTTTCTTTGAAGAACTGGTTTCAACCAAAGCTCGATTCGCCATTCTCTGGTGGGAAACCAGGGGATTTAAGATCATCGCAAGTACCATTAGGAAACCAAATCAGTCGTCAGCAACGCAGCATTCGACTAGGGAACCTGTCACTTGAGTGA
- a CDS encoding SAUR-like auxin-responsive protein family (SAUR-like auxin-responsive protein family; CONTAINS InterPro DOMAIN/s: Auxin responsive SAUR protein (InterPro:IPR003676); BEST Arabidopsis thaliana protein match is: SAUR-like auxin-responsive protein family (TAIR:AT4G34790.1); Has 1331 Blast hits to 1316 proteins in 28 species: Archae - 0; Bacteria - 0; Metazoa - 0; Fungi - 0; Plants - 1330; Viruses - 0; Other Eukaryotes - 1 (source: NCBI BLink).), with the protein MKKKKLSFKAKRKMGLSRFAISNATKQILKLNSLANRNRTSSSSSDHVPKGHVAVYVGEQIEMEKKRFVVPISFLNHPSFKEFLSRAEEEFGFNHPMGGLTIPCREEVFLDLIASRLQ; encoded by the coding sequence atgaagaaaaaaaaactttcattcaaagcaaaaagaaagatggGTCTGAGCCGTTTTGCGATATCAAATGCAACAAAGCAGATATTGAAGCTAAACTCATTGGCAAACAGAAACCGaacctcatcatcatcatcggaTCATGTCCCTAAAGGACACGTAGCAGTTTATGTAGGAGAACAGAttgagatggagaagaagagattcgtGGTTCCAATATCGTTTCTGAATCATCCTTCCTTCAAAGAGTTCCTTAGTCGAGCAGAGGAAGAGTTTGGATTCAATCATCCAATGGGAGGCTTGACCATTCCTTGTAGAGAAGAAGTTTTTCTTGATCTCATCGCTTCTCGGTTACAATAA